The Palaemon carinicauda isolate YSFRI2023 chromosome 43, ASM3689809v2, whole genome shotgun sequence genome window below encodes:
- the LOC137633701 gene encoding uncharacterized protein, translating to MFREAIQPLYSKIERGMDRVFDNIQQKIEEIGKGGIGAEVFDEYQREIDFTKKKKLLEEEGFPCLKYRLEKFKSINPLNLITGTSSNPNIPVEKIYTEMKLEGESGPCSVPIEDLLNHVPLDDHSRLLLIKGMAGMGKTTLVKKIISDWLSMKDDIKGLNDFAILLYVECRDSIESFKDLLVAYFGDVHQKFQYNEIIDVCLAHKCLLIIDGYDELNDKSAKLFLEVLTLKKSRKISVIVTTRPEFQVRFNNQVKSDYTTVSTISLEGIPKEKREEFVCKYYAVLGSDNSPLQSLDELLKYLRKKMHTMHEVWGLPLNLAFVTVLWMNKPEVIRNITTEAELYWQFYLLSRSKLEERLAKNPNTAHLPPSELDSKTERCILKLCHESFKALQKDEISIPKSTIKYLSAFCHSLGLPAEELTGAFLKRVTTSQGSFQYSFPHKEIKEFMAALSFPMKLTNQCWDQSVNTATPTKIFEMLLGGSLPENLHKYQNMLIQMISLLHMGDGDEMKVSEDAKIEALELLVRSGVNDKDSVLRVLKNIKCDHSSSRWIAQRFKLFDEYTEIRDHTIDAYIALLRTTDAPLPNREEIDIKIDLKDTDGLVELQRQLCRHLINPSSIELYNHYKGDSEPTVEERESIKNLLTNDCKEYRGIWDPTFQIPTNISNLQVRLLDQPSLDVFCQSLEKTKEINFLCK from the exons ATGTTTAGGGAGGCCATTCAGCCTCTTTACTCCAAGATCGAAAGAGGaatggacagagtttttgataATATCCAGCAGAAgatagaagagataggaaaaggaggtataggagccgaggtctttgatgaatatcaaagggaaattgacttcacaaaaaagaagaagttattggaagaagaaggcttcccttgtttgaagtaccgtcttgaaaaatttaaaagcattaatcctctcaacctgataacaggaacctcttctaaccccaacataccagtagagaagatttacacagaaatgaagctagaaggggaaagtggcccctgtagtgttcctatagaggacTTACTGAATCACGTACCTCTTGACGATcacagtcgactcttactgatcaagggaatggcaggtatggggaaaaccacactggtcaagaagatcatttctgactggctcagtaTGAAGGATGACATCAAAGGCCTTAATGACTTTGCCATACTTTTGTatgtagaatgcagggattccattgaatcttttaaagacttgttagtggcgtattttggagatgttcaccagaaattccaatataatgaaattattgatgtgtgtttggctcacaagtgtcttctcatcatagatgggtatgacgagttgaatgataaatcagcaaaattattcctagaagttttgacactgaagaaatcccgcaaaattagtgttattgtgacaaccagacctgaatttcaggtgagattcaacaatcaggtgaaatctgattacacaactgtgtctacaattagtcttgagggaattccaaaggagaagagagaagagtttgtatgcaagtattatgcagtattggggtcagacaattctcctttgcaatcattagatgaactgttaaagtatctgaggaaaaaaatgcacactatgcatgaggtgtggggactacccttaaatctcgcttTTGTAACAGTTTTGTGGATGAATAAACCAGAGGTTATAAGaaacatcaccactgaagctgagctctactggcaattttaccttttgtctcgctcaaaattagaggagcgtttggcAAAAAACCCCAACACAGCTCACTTACCACCAAGTGAATTGGACAGTAAAACTGAAAGATGTATATTAAAACTATGTCATGAATCATTCAAAGCATTACAAAAAGATGAAATCAGTATTCCAAAATCCACCATCAAATATTTGTCTGCCTTTTGTCATAGTTTGGgattgccagccgaagagctaactggcgccttcctgaagagAGTGACCACTTCCCAGGGCTCCTTCCAGTACAGTTTCCCTCATAAAGAGATAAaggaattcatggcagctctgtctttccctatgaaattgacaaaccaatgctgggaccaatctgtaaacacagccacacctacaaagatctttgaaatgcttcttggagggagtctccctgaaaaccttcacaaatatcaaaatatgctgatacagatgatcagcctattgcatatgggtgacggggacgagatgaaggtgtcagaagatgccaagattgaggcactggaactcctagtaaggtcgggagtgaacgacaaagactctgtgctaagagtcttgaagaatatcaaatgtgatcattcttcttcgagatggatagcacagaggttcaagtTGTTTGATGAGTACACTGAAATTAgagatcatacaattgatgcgtacattgccctaCTTAGAACCACAGAtgcccctctcccaaacagagaggaaattGATATCAAAATAGACCTTAAAgacactgatgggttagttgaactacaaaggcaactttgccggcatctcatcaacccatcaAGTATAGAACTATATAACCATTACAAaggagattcagagccgaccgtagaagagagagagtcaatcaagaatctactcaccaatga ttgtaaggaatacagaggcatctgggacccaacgttccaaatccctaCAAATATTAGTAACCTTCAAGTGAGGCTTCTAGACCAACCCAGCCTCGACGTcttctgtcaatctttggaaaagacaaaagagattaattttttatgtaagtaa